In Panicum virgatum strain AP13 chromosome 4N, P.virgatum_v5, whole genome shotgun sequence, a single window of DNA contains:
- the LOC120668795 gene encoding protein FMP32, mitochondrial-like: MAAAAVACRRALLLHGQHQWAQQRWAAAPCNARSISQLVKTNGRRAFLVDTLALVRKLESQGVPTKQAEAITSAITEVLNDSLESISESFVSKAEMQKSEMLQESNISKFKSQVQSSQENHFSLLQRETEKLRGDIDKMRSELKYEIDKVTAGQRLDLNLERGRIRDELAKQNEETTELTTKLDKEIHSLKAQLEAAKYDVIKYCIGTIVSISAVGLAVLRIVM; encoded by the exons atggccgccgccgccgtcgcctgcaGGCGCGCCCTGCTCCTACACGGCCAGCACCAGTGGGCGCAGCAGCGGTGGGCGGCCGCGCCCTGCAACGCCCGCAGCATCTCGCAGCTCGTCAAGACCAACGGTCGCCGCGCCTTCCTCGTCGACACCCTCGCCCTC GTCAGGAAGCTGGAGTCGCAGGGCGTGCCGACCAAGCAGGCGGAAGCGATCACCTCCGCCATCACGGAGGTCCTCAACGACAGCCTTGAGAGCATCTCCGAGTCCTTCGTCTCCAAGGCCGAGATGCAGAAG AGTGAGATGCTGCAGGAGTCCAATATCTCCAAGTTCAAGTCGCAAGTGCAGAGCTCGCAG GAAAACCATTTCTCTTTGCTACAGCGGGAGACTGAGAAACTTCGTGGAGATATTGATAAGATGAGGAGTGAGCTGAA GTATGAGATTGACAAGGTCACTGCAGGGCAGCGGCTGGATCTGAACCTTGAAAGAGG GCGCATACGTGATGAACTTGCCAAGCAGAATGAGGAAACCACTGAGCTTACCACAAAACTTGACAAG GAAATTCACTCGCTGAAGGCCCAGTTGGAGGCAGCAAAGTATGATGTTATCAAATACTGCATAGGTACCATTGTTTCGATATCAGCTGTCGGGCTTGCCGTTCTCCGCATCGTTATGTGA
- the LOC120668792 gene encoding probable methyltransferase PMT24: MAGASRGSRAGGKRGGAAASAAASACVYYATTALLVALCVAGAYFLTSTSSAASAAAAADGDAAGGTVTAYRHTTRSSFAYEVTRERAAPAPPRGAGASAGKAGGESSGNDEDLAEVESQPKSAVAAAAVLDEPHAKPGEESGGGSDEAGMEEERRISAAAMEDVKSEDGDTVAAAGKASAEDAAKEQEAVLEENRDPQLEMPHDQARAAAVDEKNLDGGIEEESNAGQRQREEEQSALDEQGGLRREAQEEPQIDGDERADPQPGEEGEQRQPEEERSNINDQPQNEEQPQNGDGGDGDKPAVSEHREDTDGRSVEDSLVGKAHAEEHRAWATQADQSHWEKDRRDESAGSGERDAGGEEHEWRVCNVKAGADYIPCLDNEKAVKKLRPENFRRYEHRERHCPDEGPTCLVPLPSGYRRPIEWPKSRDRIWYSNVPHTKLVEVKGHQNWVKVSGQYLTFPGGGTQFIHGALHYIDFLEQSARGIAWGKRTRVVLDVGCGVASFGGYLFDRGVATVSFAPKDEHEAQVQMALERGIPAISAVMGSKRLPFPSKAFDLVHCARCRVPWHADGGALLLELNRVLRPGGFFVWSATPVYQKLPEDVEIWKAMTSLTKSMCWELASIKKDRLNGVGVAFYRKPTSNECYEARRRRQPPMCSDDDDPDAAWYIRLNSCMHRVPTGPSERGARWPVDWPRRARAPPYWLSAARGGVYGKPEPEDFAADHEHWRRVVDRSYLNGLGIDWSRVRNVMDMRAAYGGFAAALREKKVWVMNVVNVDAPDTLPVIFERGLFGIYHDWCESFSTYPRTYDLLHADHLFSKTKERCAVLPVVVEVDRVVRPGGGIIVRDEAGAVGEVEKLLRSLHWDVRLTFSKNDQGVLYAEKSDWRPELIEEPA, from the exons ATGGCGGGGGCCTCCCGGGGCTCGCGCGCCGGCGgcaagcgcggcggcgccgcggcctcggcggcggcgtccgcgtgCGTCTACTACGCCACCACGGCGCTGCTCGTCGCGCTCTGCGTCGCGGGGGCCTACTTCCTCACGTCCACCTccagcgcggcgtcggcggcggcggcggcggacggggacGCGGCGGGGGGCACGGTCACCGCGTACCGGCACACGACGCGGTCGTCGTTCGCGTACGAGGTGAcgagggagagggccgcgccggcgccgccgcgcggggcgGGGGCGTCCGCCGGGAAGGCTGGCGGCGAGAGCAGCGGCAACGACGAGGACCTCGCCGAGGTGGAGTCCCAGCCGAAGAgcgccgtcgcggcggccgccgtgctCGACGAGCCGCACGCCAAGCCGGGCGAGGAGAGTGGTGGAGGCTCCGACGAGGCGGGCATGGAGGAGGAGCGCAGGATctccgcggcggccatggaggacgTGAAGAGCGAGGACGGTGacaccgtggccgccgccggcaaggcGAGCGCGGAGGACGCGGCCAAGGAGCAAGAGGCCGTGCTGGAAGAGAACCGCGACCCGCAGCTGGAGATGCCGCACGACCAGGCTCGGGCCGCTGCCGTCGACGAGAAGAACCTGGACGGCGGCATCGAGGAGGAGAGCAACGCGGGGCAGAGGCAGCGAGAGGAGGAGCAGAGCGCGCTCGACGAGCAGGGAGGCCTGCGCCGGGAGGCGCAGGAGGAGCCCCAGATCGACGGCGACGAGCGAGCGGACCCGCAgccgggggaggagggcgagcaGCGTCAGCCGGAGGAGGAGCGCAGCAATATTAATGACCAGCCACAGAACGAAGAACAGCCACAGAAtggggacggcggcgacggcgacaagCCGGCGGTGTCCGAGCACCGGGAGGACACGGACGGCCGCAGCGTGGAAGACTCGCTCGTCGGCAAAGCCCACGCCGAGGAGCACAGGGCGTGGGCGACGCAGGCCGACCAGTCCCACTGGGAGAAGGACCGCCGCGACGAgagcgccggcagcggcgagagagacgccggcggcgaggagcacgAGTGGCGGGTGTGCAACGTGAAGGCCGGCGCGGACTACATCCCGTGCCTGGACAACGAGAAGGCCGTCAAGAAGCTGCGGCCGGAGAACTTCCGGCGGTACGAGCACCGGGAGCGGCACTGCCCCGACGAGGGCCCGACCTGCCTCGTCCCGCTCCCCAGCGGCTACCGGCGGCCCATCGAGTGGCCCAAGAGCCGGGACAGG ATTTGGTACAGCAACGTGCCGCACACGAAGCTGGTGGAGGTGAAGGGGCACCAGAATTGGGTGAAGGTGAGCGGGCAGTACCTGaccttccccggcggcggcacgcagtTCATCCATGGCGCCCTGCACTACATCGACTTCCTGGAGCAGTCGGCCCGCGGCATCGCGTGGGGGAAGCGCACGCGGGTGGTGCTCGACGTCGGCTGCGGCGTGGCCAGCTTCGGCGGCTACCTGTTCGACCGCGGCGTGGCCACCGTGTCGTTCGCGCCCAAGGACGAGCACGAGGCGCAGGTGCAGATGGCGCTCGAGCGCGGCATCCCAGCCATCTCCGCCGTCATGGGCTCCAAGCGCCTGCCCTTCCCCAGCAAGGCCTTCGACCTCGTCCACTGTGCGCGCTGCCGCGTGCCCTGGCACGCCGAcg gtggcgccctcctcctcgagCTCAACCGCGTCCTGCGCCCCGGCGGCTTCTTCGTCTGGTCGGCGACGCCGGTgtaccagaagctgccggaggACGTCGAGATCTGGAAAG CCATGACATCTCTGACGAAATCCATGTGCTGGGAGCTGGCGTCGATCAAGAAGGACCGGCTcaacggcgtcggcgtcgccttCTACCGCAAGCCCACGTCCAACGAGTGCTAcgaggccaggcggcggcggcagccgccgatgtgcagcgacgacgacgaccccgaCGCCGCGTGGTACATCCGCCTCAACTCGTGCATGCACCGCGTGCCGACGGGCCCGTCGGagcgcggcgcgcggtggccCGTGGACTGGCCGcgccgggcgcgggcgccgcccTACTGGCTCAGCGCCGCGCGGGGCGGGGTGTACGGcaagccggagccggaggacTTCGCGGCGGACCACGAGCACTGGCGGCGCGTCGTCGACAGGTCCTACCTCAACGGCCTGGGCATCGACTGGTCCAGGGTCAGGAACGTCATGGACATGAGAGCCGCGTACGGAGG GTTCGCAGCCGCGCTCCGGGAGAAGAAGGTCTGGGTGATGAACGTCGTCAACGTCGACGCGCCGGACACGCTGCCGGTCATCTTCGAGCGCGGGCTCTTCGGCATCTACCATGACTGGTGCGAGTCCTTCAGCACCTACCCGAGAACCTACGACCTCCTGCACGCCGATCACCTCTTCTCCAAGACCAAGGAGAG ATGTGCGGTTCTGCCGGTGGTGGTCGAGGTGGACAGGGTCGTCAGGCCTGGGGGCGGCATCATCGTGCGCGACGAGGCCGGCGCCGTCGgcgaggtggagaagctcctgaGGTCGCTTCACTGGGATGTGCGGTTGACCTTCTCCAAGAACGACCAAGGGGTGCTCTACGCCGAGAAATCGGATTGGCGGCCGGAGCTGATCGAGGAGCCTGCGTAA
- the LOC120668794 gene encoding B-box zinc finger protein 20-like: MLVRCDVCGAEPAAVLCCADEAALCSACDRRVHRANKLADKHRRIPLTHPSADDSAAAAPLCDVCKERRGLVFCVEDRAILCTDCDDPIHSANDLTAKHSRFLLVGAKLSAGLVDQAPPSPDDGCRGSGSDKPHDVAAICAPQAQGSCTAKSLAPDCSNIYGGGSSISDYLTNICPGWRVDDLLFDDAAFSAASETRCDEHEQVPSLDADLFDVIAGRPGKRGVLGLDKVPAAAAASIAVPTAAKQQGRVRERHWNCDSDSDVFAVPEISQPPPAKKARPPAPTFWCF; the protein is encoded by the exons ATGCTGGTGCGCTGCGACGTCTGCGGCGCCGAGCCGGCCGCCGTGCTCTGCTGCGCCGACGAGGCCGCGCTCTGCTCCGCCTGCGACCGCCGCGTCCACCGCGCCAACAAGCTCGCCGACAAGCACCGCCGCATCCCGCTCACCCACCCCtccgccgacgactccgccgccgccgcgccgctctgcGACGTCTGCAAG GAGCGGAGGGGCCTGGTGTTCTGCGTGGAGGACCGCGCCATCCTGTGCACCGACTGCGACGACCCCATCCACAGCGCCAACGACCTCACCGCCAAgcacagccgcttcctcctcgtCGGGGCGAAGCTCTCCGCCGGGCTCGTCGACCAGGCGCCCCCCTCCCCTGATGACGGCTGCCGGGGCAGCGGCTCTGACAAGCCACACGACGTCGCCGCCATCTGCGCGCCGCAGGCGCAGGGCTCCTGCACGGCCAAGAGCTTGGCTCCTGATTGCAGCAACAtctacggcggcggcagcagcatctCCGACTACCTCACCAACATCTGCCCCGGCTGGCGCGTCGACGACCTCCTCTTCGACGACGCCGCGTTCTCCGCCGCCTCG GAGACCAGGTGCGACGAGCACGAGCAGGTCCCGTCCCTGGACGCCGACCTCTTCGACGTgattgccggccggccggggaagCGCGGCGTGCTGGGCCTCGACAaggtgcctgctgctgctgctgcctccatTGCGGTCCCGACGGCGGCCAAGCAGCAGGGGCGCGTGAGGGAGAGGCACTGGAACTGCGACAGCGACAGCGACGTGTTCGCAGTGCCGGAGatctcgcagccgccgccggccaagaaggcgcggccgccggcgccgacttTCTGGTGCTTCTGA